One region of Zingiber officinale cultivar Zhangliang chromosome 7B, Zo_v1.1, whole genome shotgun sequence genomic DNA includes:
- the LOC122003726 gene encoding dirigent protein 2-like translates to MMKMAVSSPSFLLFIILSLAVVAFPQHRSTHLHFYVLSRFFGSPNPTVTFSVILHLESPMEDFGNLGVFDDIIIAGLDPSSPVIGRAQGSTANTDLTGHSSTSTINLVFTAGEYNGSSLMVLGRVLMGGMSDRSITGGTGLFRLARGYVLSQVVNVTGTTVSFEFDVYVTHHEYQL, encoded by the coding sequence ATGATGAAAATGGCCGTCTCATCTCCATCCTTTCTCCTCTTCATCATCCTCTCTTTAGCTGTCGTCGCCTTCCCCCAGCACCGCTCCACCCACCTGCACTTTTATGTCCTATCACGCTTCTTTGGATCCCCCAATCCGACTGTCACGTTTTCGGTGATCCTGCACCTGGAATCCCCCATGGAGGACTTCGGCAACCTTGGGGTGTTTGACGACATTATCATCGCAGGGCTCGACCCAAGCTCTCCGGTCATCGGTCGGGCACAAGGGTCTACTGCTAACACAGATTTGACTGGTCATAGTTCAACTTCAACTATAAACTTGGTCTTCACCGCCGGGGAGTACAACGGGAGTTCGTTGATGGTCTTAGGGAGGGTCCTGATGGGGGGTATGTCAGATCGAAGCATCACCGGCGGCACTGGACTATTTCGCCTAGCGAGGGGCTACGTCCTGAGCCAAGTAGTCAATGTCACGGGCACAACAGTGAGTTTCGAGTTCGATGTTTATGTCACACACCATGAGTatcaactataa